A single genomic interval of Granulicella tundricola MP5ACTX9 harbors:
- a CDS encoding acyl carrier protein: MAAVDEKVKQIIVEQLQVDEAEVTPGASFQEDLGADSLDVVELVMQFEEAFDIQIPDEDAEKIKTVKDAVDYIEKNQKTK; the protein is encoded by the coding sequence ATGGCAGCAGTAGACGAGAAGGTCAAACAAATCATTGTCGAGCAGCTTCAGGTGGATGAAGCCGAAGTCACGCCGGGCGCAAGCTTCCAGGAGGATCTGGGTGCGGATTCGCTCGATGTCGTTGAGCTCGTCATGCAGTTCGAAGAGGCCTTCGACATCCAGATTCCGGACGAGGACGCGGAGAAGATCAAGACCGTGAAGGACGCCGTGGATTACATCGAAAAGAACCAGAAGACCAAGTAA
- the fabF gene encoding beta-ketoacyl-ACP synthase II: MAEQVHRRVVVTGIGLICGVGKTAPEVWDGLLAGKSGMAPITAFDLTGHPVRFAAEVKEFDPLLFIEKKESRKMGRFIHFAIAAADEAMRHSGLVIDETNQDRFGVHIGSGIGGFDVIEREHTAMMNGGPRKISPFFIPATIVNLAAGHVSIRYKARGPNEATATACTSSAHSIGDAFRIIQRGDADAMIAGGTEAAITPMGVGGFAAMKALSTRNDDPEHACRPWDKNRDGFVVGEGAGILILEELEFAKARGAKILGEVIGYGMSADAFHMTGMAPEGEGCLRAMNAAMKVAGILPGQIDYVNAHATSTPLGDAMESKAIENVFGERALDHELLVSSTKSMTGHLLGGAGGLEAGITLMAMQHQIAPPTMNIEELDPMCRLNYVPNEPRAAKIDYALSNSFGFGGTNGSLVFKRWME; the protein is encoded by the coding sequence ATGGCAGAGCAAGTGCATCGCAGGGTCGTCGTAACCGGCATCGGACTCATCTGTGGAGTGGGCAAGACGGCTCCAGAGGTGTGGGACGGCCTGCTTGCGGGTAAAAGCGGAATGGCACCGATCACCGCGTTCGATCTCACCGGGCATCCGGTGCGTTTTGCGGCAGAGGTCAAGGAGTTCGACCCGCTGCTGTTTATCGAGAAGAAGGAATCGCGCAAGATGGGGCGGTTCATCCATTTCGCGATTGCGGCGGCGGACGAGGCGATGAGGCACTCGGGCCTGGTGATCGACGAAACCAACCAGGACCGCTTCGGCGTGCACATCGGTTCAGGCATCGGCGGCTTCGATGTCATCGAACGCGAGCATACGGCGATGATGAACGGCGGACCGCGAAAGATTTCACCGTTCTTTATTCCGGCGACGATCGTGAACCTCGCGGCGGGACATGTCTCCATCCGCTACAAGGCTCGCGGGCCGAATGAGGCCACGGCGACGGCTTGTACGTCTTCCGCGCACTCCATCGGCGATGCCTTCCGCATCATCCAGCGCGGCGACGCGGATGCGATGATCGCGGGCGGAACCGAGGCAGCCATTACGCCCATGGGCGTAGGCGGCTTTGCGGCGATGAAGGCTTTGTCGACGCGCAACGACGACCCGGAACACGCTTGCCGGCCTTGGGACAAGAATCGCGACGGGTTCGTCGTGGGCGAAGGCGCGGGGATTCTGATCCTCGAAGAGCTGGAGTTTGCGAAGGCGCGTGGAGCGAAGATTCTTGGCGAAGTGATCGGCTACGGCATGTCGGCCGACGCCTTCCACATGACGGGCATGGCGCCGGAAGGCGAAGGCTGCCTGCGCGCGATGAACGCGGCCATGAAGGTGGCGGGAATTTTGCCCGGCCAGATCGACTACGTGAACGCACATGCGACGTCCACCCCGCTGGGCGATGCAATGGAGTCGAAGGCGATTGAAAATGTGTTTGGCGAGCGAGCGCTCGATCATGAGCTGCTGGTCAGCTCCACCAAGTCCATGACGGGGCATCTGCTGGGCGGCGCTGGGGGCCTGGAAGCCGGCATCACCCTGATGGCCATGCAGCACCAGATCGCGCCGCCGACGATGAACATCGAAGAACTGGACCCCATGTGCAGGCTCAACTACGTGCCGAATGAGCCACGGGCAGCGAAGATCGACTATGCGCTCTCAAACTCGTTCGGGTTCGGCGGGACGAACGGTTCGCTGGTCTTCAAGCGTTGGATGGAATAA
- a CDS encoding APC family permease, translating to MRNKGAASAASFFFGRIEGGVRVSTHMASSGTLVVEEHRLDRQLGLRDLVLTQILCVVGSSWVGVAAGLGRAQTVMWVAAMVLFYVPMAAAVIGLNRAMPMEGGLYAWAHRAFGNLGGFLTAWNLWVYGLAVTATILYALPTELAYLIGPTAAWLPENHLASVGIVTFFLALLTIAALRGLNIGKWIHNVGGIAMLTIFAVLILLPLWGLARHMPIHWAPLAYELPRRDLRSLALFGQMLFGAQCGLEYVAILAGESKSPEKTIGRSVWISSPIICAMFIFGTSSVLAFSTPGHIDFIAPIPQTLRIALGSTGIGNLFAIAAIALLQFRLIGAASYIFTGVTRLPMAVGWDDLLPEWFTRLHPTRRTPTNSILCTAGLVFLLVVMGGFGVHAQEAYQLLQGASLTHYEIAYLAMFAIPLVGAGAVRKELPPSLKWISLVGLGATLFSLLISAYPVVDVISPLAFAVKILGTTAVSNLVALGFYMVRRRKVSEVPSVALETSADIG from the coding sequence GTGAGAAATAAGGGCGCGGCTTCGGCTGCGTCCTTTTTCTTTGGGCGGATAGAAGGCGGCGTGCGAGTATCTACGCACATGGCCTCATCTGGGACGCTTGTGGTGGAAGAACATCGGCTGGACCGGCAGCTTGGCCTGCGGGACCTGGTGCTGACGCAGATCCTCTGCGTGGTGGGCAGCTCGTGGGTAGGGGTGGCGGCGGGTCTGGGACGCGCGCAGACGGTGATGTGGGTCGCTGCAATGGTGCTCTTCTACGTGCCGATGGCCGCGGCGGTGATCGGTCTCAACCGCGCCATGCCGATGGAGGGCGGCCTATACGCCTGGGCGCACCGTGCGTTCGGGAACCTGGGCGGCTTTCTCACGGCCTGGAACCTCTGGGTCTATGGTCTGGCAGTCACAGCGACCATCCTCTACGCCCTGCCGACAGAACTGGCATACCTGATCGGGCCGACAGCGGCATGGCTGCCGGAGAATCACCTCGCCTCGGTGGGCATCGTCACGTTCTTCCTGGCGCTGCTAACCATAGCAGCCCTTCGAGGGCTAAATATTGGAAAGTGGATTCACAACGTAGGCGGTATCGCGATGCTGACCATCTTCGCGGTACTCATCCTGCTGCCCCTGTGGGGCCTGGCGAGGCATATGCCCATCCACTGGGCTCCGCTGGCCTATGAGCTGCCGCGCCGTGACCTCAGGTCGCTGGCGCTCTTCGGCCAGATGCTCTTCGGTGCGCAGTGCGGGTTGGAGTACGTCGCCATCCTCGCAGGCGAAAGCAAGAGCCCGGAGAAGACCATCGGGCGCTCCGTATGGATCTCCTCGCCCATCATCTGCGCGATGTTCATCTTCGGCACAAGCTCAGTCCTGGCCTTCAGCACACCCGGCCACATCGACTTCATCGCACCCATCCCGCAGACCCTCCGCATCGCGCTGGGGAGCACCGGCATCGGAAACCTGTTTGCCATCGCGGCGATAGCCCTGCTGCAGTTCCGCCTGATCGGCGCGGCCAGCTACATCTTCACCGGCGTCACAAGGCTGCCGATGGCGGTGGGCTGGGATGACCTCCTGCCGGAGTGGTTCACGCGCCTGCATCCCACCCGCCGCACGCCCACGAACTCCATCCTCTGCACGGCGGGTCTGGTGTTTCTGCTGGTGGTGATGGGAGGCTTCGGCGTACACGCGCAGGAGGCATACCAACTCCTGCAGGGCGCCAGCCTGACCCACTATGAGATCGCCTACCTCGCCATGTTTGCGATCCCGCTGGTCGGTGCCGGTGCTGTCCGCAAGGAGCTGCCGCCGTCGTTGAAATGGATCTCGCTCGTAGGGCTCGGTGCGACGCTCTTCAGCCTGCTGATCTCGGCTTACCCGGTAGTGGATGTGATCAGCCCGCTGGCGTTCGCAGTGAAGATCCTCGGGACGACTGCGGTCAGCAACCTGGTGGCACTGGGCTTTTACATGGTGCGGCGTCGCAAAGTAAGCGAGGTCCCAAGCGTGGCGCTTGAGACCTCGGCTGATATCGGTTGA
- a CDS encoding YIP1 family protein, which produces MSEAAYPSSASVSEPQGLNQIERVVDAFIAPSKTFKDILRSASWWLPFILMVLSATSLAWVVDKQVGYDHVAENVIHQSPKAEDRMSSLSPEQRASSMHMVAMQTRIGAYAAPVFLLIFFAIYALILWASFNFGLGAQTTFWQVFAVSFYAALPYIFINLIAIFTIYFGGSAEAYDMKNPAGTNLGYYLPDVSPWLKALLGQLDVIKLWTLALTVLGMAIVAKKSITQSAVIVVGWWLVLVVIAVGFAAAFS; this is translated from the coding sequence ATGTCCGAAGCAGCTTACCCCTCCAGCGCCTCCGTATCCGAGCCCCAGGGCCTCAACCAGATCGAGCGCGTCGTCGACGCCTTCATCGCGCCCTCGAAGACCTTCAAGGACATCCTCCGTAGCGCGAGTTGGTGGCTGCCGTTCATCCTCATGGTCCTCTCCGCGACATCGCTTGCCTGGGTCGTGGATAAGCAGGTCGGTTACGATCATGTGGCCGAGAACGTCATTCACCAGAGTCCCAAGGCGGAGGACCGCATGTCCTCGCTCTCGCCGGAGCAGCGTGCGAGCTCCATGCACATGGTCGCCATGCAGACGCGCATCGGGGCCTACGCCGCGCCGGTGTTTCTGCTGATCTTTTTTGCCATCTATGCCCTTATCCTGTGGGCCAGCTTCAACTTCGGGCTGGGCGCCCAGACGACGTTCTGGCAGGTCTTCGCCGTCAGCTTTTACGCTGCGCTGCCCTATATTTTCATCAACCTCATCGCCATCTTCACCATCTACTTCGGCGGCAGCGCGGAAGCTTACGACATGAAGAATCCGGCGGGGACCAATCTGGGTTATTACCTGCCGGACGTCTCGCCTTGGCTCAAGGCGCTGCTGGGTCAGCTTGATGTGATCAAGCTCTGGACGCTCGCTCTGACGGTGCTGGGGATGGCCATCGTGGCGAAGAAAAGCATCACGCAGTCCGCGGTGATTGTGGTGGGTTGGTGGCTTGTGCTGGTGGTTATCGCCGTCGGTTTTGCCGCGGCCTTCAGCTAG
- the infC gene encoding translation initiation factor IF-3, whose product MWRQIIPPIDKRSAKSFIRTNERIRAREVRVIDENGEQLGVMAPFEALKMAREKSLDLVEISPNAVPPVCKIQDYGKYLYEKDKSDRAARKKQKVIVIKEVKFSVTVDEHDYVTKKNMAVRFLHDGDKVKASLRFKGRQMAHRDLGYKIINRLILDIGDAGLVEFMPRMEGTTLHAILAPSKKAEQQQQAAPAAPKKAAPAPAAPAPVAATSAPETAPVADPVVASTDAVTVEA is encoded by the coding sequence CTGTGGAGGCAGATTATTCCACCGATCGATAAACGTTCCGCCAAATCCTTTATCCGCACCAATGAGCGCATTCGCGCGCGCGAAGTCCGCGTCATCGACGAGAACGGCGAGCAGCTCGGGGTGATGGCACCCTTTGAAGCGCTGAAGATGGCCCGTGAGAAGTCGCTGGACCTGGTTGAGATCTCCCCGAATGCAGTGCCGCCGGTCTGCAAGATCCAGGACTACGGCAAATACCTGTATGAGAAGGACAAGTCCGACCGCGCGGCACGCAAGAAGCAGAAGGTCATCGTCATCAAAGAGGTCAAGTTCTCCGTCACCGTGGATGAGCATGACTACGTGACGAAGAAGAACATGGCTGTGCGCTTCCTGCATGACGGCGACAAGGTCAAGGCCTCGCTGCGCTTCAAGGGCAGGCAGATGGCTCACCGCGACCTGGGCTACAAGATCATCAACCGGCTGATCCTGGATATTGGGGATGCTGGACTGGTCGAATTCATGCCGCGCATGGAAGGCACCACACTTCATGCGATCCTGGCACCTTCCAAGAAGGCCGAGCAGCAGCAACAGGCTGCACCTGCTGCTCCGAAGAAGGCTGCACCGGCACCGGCTGCACCCGCACCTGTGGCTGCAACCTCCGCTCCGGAGACTGCACCAGTCGCAGATCCGGTGGTTGCCAGCACCGATGCGGTTACGGTCGAGGCATAG
- a CDS encoding response regulator, translated as MNTLPKRRVLLVDDEIAVLLTLKAVLEISGFDVDTAASAREAKSKLKSKQYEMVITDMRMESEVAGREVIVAARTADYHPAVALLTAFPVADEDWQDMGADKMLVKPMQTRSLIQSIEKLLESHQAKLKKLEKGGAAATLAAGFAAGMAAAKTTTPSPAPKKAAKAPAKSATVKKTATAKKTAKKATAVKAPAKKKAVKKK; from the coding sequence GTGAATACTTTGCCGAAACGCCGGGTTCTTCTGGTCGATGATGAGATTGCAGTCCTGCTGACGCTGAAAGCCGTTCTTGAAATCAGCGGCTTTGACGTCGATACCGCCGCCAGCGCGCGCGAAGCCAAGTCCAAGCTCAAATCCAAGCAATACGAGATGGTCATCACCGACATGCGCATGGAGTCCGAGGTCGCCGGCCGCGAGGTCATCGTCGCCGCCCGCACCGCCGACTACCACCCCGCCGTCGCTCTCCTCACCGCCTTCCCCGTCGCCGACGAGGACTGGCAGGACATGGGCGCGGACAAGATGCTGGTCAAGCCCATGCAGACCCGCTCGCTGATCCAGTCCATTGAGAAGCTGCTGGAGTCCCACCAGGCCAAGCTGAAGAAGCTGGAAAAAGGTGGTGCGGCCGCGACCCTCGCAGCCGGCTTCGCCGCAGGGATGGCCGCTGCCAAGACCACGACGCCCAGCCCGGCACCGAAGAAGGCCGCCAAGGCTCCAGCCAAATCCGCGACCGTCAAGAAGACCGCAACTGCGAAGAAGACGGCTAAAAAGGCCACAGCCGTCAAAGCTCCCGCAAAGAAGAAAGCTGTCAAAAAGAAGTAA
- the trpC gene encoding indole-3-glycerol phosphate synthase TrpC — MSTVLDKILARTTLSVQARQAAADLPALERRAAAHIPAGFAANLRAVAQTRPAVIAELKKASPSKGLIREDFRPTELAASLEAAGAAALSVLTDEEFFQGSLAYLEAARAAVRIPLLRKDFMVAPFQFLEARAAGADAILLIVAAHDDATLKILAASARQYQLDILCEVHDREELERAKDLGADLIGVNARDLKTLDVKHDNHMALIEHLPADTIRVAESGIRTPADIDRLLAAGYNAFLIGETLMREPDPAAVLATLLGTAATV, encoded by the coding sequence ATGTCCACCGTACTCGACAAGATCCTCGCCCGCACCACCCTCTCCGTCCAGGCGCGCCAGGCCGCCGCGGACCTCCCGGCACTCGAGCGCCGTGCCGCCGCCCACATCCCCGCAGGCTTCGCCGCCAACCTTCGCGCCGTCGCCCAAACGCGCCCCGCTGTCATCGCCGAGCTCAAAAAAGCCTCGCCCTCCAAAGGCCTCATCCGCGAAGACTTCCGCCCCACGGAACTGGCCGCCTCACTTGAAGCCGCCGGGGCCGCCGCCCTCTCCGTCCTCACCGACGAAGAGTTCTTCCAGGGCTCGCTCGCCTACCTTGAAGCCGCCCGCGCAGCCGTCAGGATTCCGCTCCTCCGCAAAGACTTCATGGTCGCCCCCTTCCAATTCCTGGAAGCCCGCGCCGCCGGTGCCGACGCCATCCTCCTCATCGTCGCCGCGCACGACGACGCCACCCTCAAAATCCTCGCCGCCTCCGCCCGCCAGTATCAGCTCGACATCCTCTGCGAGGTCCACGACCGCGAAGAGCTCGAGCGCGCCAAGGACCTCGGGGCCGACCTCATCGGCGTCAACGCCCGCGACCTCAAGACCCTTGACGTCAAGCACGATAACCACATGGCCTTGATCGAACACCTGCCCGCAGACACCATCCGCGTCGCCGAAAGCGGCATCCGCACCCCCGCCGACATCGACCGTCTCCTCGCCGCCGGCTACAACGCCTTCCTCATCGGTGAAACCCTCATGCGCGAGCCCGACCCCGCCGCCGTCCTCGCCACCCTCCTCGGCACAGCCGCCACGGTCTAG
- a CDS encoding phosphoribosylanthranilate isomerase gives MWIKICANTNLDDAQAAAALGADAVGFVFAPSKRQVTAAQVAVITPHLPPSVERVGVFSGTDVEAIASAAEQAGLTAIQLHGGIDLALAHSLQSRLGPKIAIIPTTHWTVGENQQTTEAKVAQDLAALAADPANYRLLIDAKVGKTSGGLGVSYDWTHARPILQAHPTIRVIVAGGLQPDTVAQAIKVLRPYGVDVASGVEEVPGKKSYAKLEAFIKAARGAS, from the coding sequence ATGTGGATTAAGATCTGCGCCAACACCAACCTGGATGACGCACAAGCCGCCGCAGCCCTCGGAGCGGACGCCGTAGGCTTCGTCTTTGCCCCCAGCAAGCGACAGGTCACCGCAGCCCAGGTAGCCGTCATTACCCCCCACCTGCCGCCGTCAGTGGAGCGCGTAGGAGTATTCTCTGGCACAGACGTAGAAGCCATAGCCTCAGCAGCAGAACAAGCCGGCCTCACCGCCATCCAACTCCACGGCGGAATAGACCTCGCCCTGGCCCACAGCCTCCAGTCCCGCCTCGGCCCAAAGATCGCCATCATCCCCACCACCCACTGGACGGTAGGCGAAAATCAGCAGACGACCGAAGCAAAAGTAGCCCAGGACCTGGCAGCCCTGGCAGCCGATCCCGCCAACTATCGCCTCCTGATCGACGCTAAAGTCGGCAAGACCTCCGGCGGCCTGGGCGTCTCCTACGACTGGACCCACGCCCGCCCCATCCTCCAGGCACACCCCACCATCCGCGTCATCGTTGCAGGAGGCCTGCAGCCAGACACAGTAGCCCAAGCCATAAAGGTTTTGAGACCCTACGGAGTCGACGTAGCCAGTGGTGTAGAGGAAGTTCCCGGAAAGAAAAGTTACGCCAAACTAGAAGCCTTCATCAAAGCAGCCCGGGGAGCGTCCTGA
- a CDS encoding aldo/keto reductase, giving the protein MEYRLLGRSGLKVPELTFGAGTFGAGNEFFKAWGETTQEEADRIVSICMEAGLNFFDTADVYSDGASELMLGKALKHHSRADLLISTKTTFRQGRHKGPNEVGSSRYHIIEAIDASLHRLDTDYIDVYHLHAFDALTPVEETLSALDNLVKSGKVRYIACSNFSGWHLMKSLSVSERYGWSKYVGHQVYYSLIGRDYESELMPLAIDQGVGALVWSPLGWGRLTGKIRRGQPLPEGSRLHKAADGGPQMPDEYLYQVVDALDEVAKETGKTVPQIALNWLLRRPSVSTLIIGARNEEQLKANLGSVGWKLTPDQIAKLDAASDPILAYPYWHQRQFEERNPKPI; this is encoded by the coding sequence ATGGAGTACAGACTTCTCGGCCGCTCCGGCCTCAAGGTTCCCGAGCTCACCTTCGGAGCCGGAACCTTCGGCGCAGGCAACGAGTTCTTCAAGGCCTGGGGCGAAACCACCCAGGAAGAAGCCGACCGCATCGTCAGCATCTGCATGGAAGCCGGCCTCAACTTCTTCGATACCGCCGACGTCTACTCCGACGGCGCCAGCGAGCTCATGCTCGGCAAGGCCCTCAAGCACCACAGCCGCGCCGATCTCCTCATCTCCACCAAGACCACCTTCCGCCAGGGCCGCCACAAGGGCCCCAACGAGGTCGGCTCCTCGCGTTACCACATCATTGAAGCCATCGACGCCAGCCTCCACCGCCTCGACACCGACTACATCGACGTCTACCACCTCCACGCCTTCGACGCCCTCACCCCGGTGGAAGAGACCCTCAGCGCCCTCGACAATCTCGTAAAGTCCGGCAAGGTCCGTTACATCGCCTGCTCCAACTTCTCCGGCTGGCACCTCATGAAGTCGCTCTCCGTCTCAGAGCGTTACGGCTGGTCCAAGTACGTCGGCCACCAGGTCTATTACTCCCTCATCGGCCGTGACTACGAGTCCGAGCTCATGCCCCTCGCCATCGATCAGGGCGTCGGCGCACTCGTCTGGTCGCCCCTCGGCTGGGGCCGTCTCACCGGCAAGATCCGCCGCGGACAGCCCTTGCCTGAAGGCAGCCGCCTCCACAAGGCCGCAGACGGCGGCCCACAGATGCCGGACGAGTACCTCTACCAGGTCGTAGACGCCCTCGACGAAGTCGCTAAAGAAACAGGGAAGACGGTCCCCCAGATCGCCCTCAACTGGCTCCTCCGCCGCCCGTCGGTCTCAACCCTCATCATCGGCGCACGCAACGAAGAGCAGCTCAAGGCCAACCTCGGATCCGTAGGCTGGAAGCTCACCCCGGACCAGATCGCCAAGCTCGACGCAGCCAGCGACCCCATCCTCGCCTACCCCTACTGGCACCAGCGCCAGTTTGAAGAGCGCAACCCCAAACCCATCTAA
- the eutC gene encoding ethanolamine ammonia-lyase subunit EutC — MSSLVRGLRGLTPARVSLGTAGRSLATEEVLRFQLDHARARDAVRAELGVGGFARRLRDEVGVEVVELRSRARDRAEYLRHPELGRALGTTEGLVRGDWDLGIVVCDGLSSLAVERNVVPLLSALLPMLEGWSVGPVAVVAQGRVAVGDEVGERMGARCCLVLIGERPGLSAADSLGAYLTWGPRVGRTDAERNCLSNIRVGGLDVDGAAGRLMGLLRGARARGGSGVGLKEGVLRLG; from the coding sequence ATGAGCTCGCTTGTGAGGGGGTTGAGGGGGCTTACTCCGGCTCGGGTTTCTTTGGGGACTGCTGGGCGGAGTCTGGCGACGGAGGAGGTGCTGCGATTTCAGTTGGATCATGCGAGGGCTCGGGATGCGGTGAGGGCGGAGTTGGGGGTGGGTGGGTTTGCGCGGCGGCTGAGGGATGAGGTTGGGGTGGAGGTAGTGGAGTTGAGGTCTCGGGCTCGGGATCGGGCGGAGTATTTGCGGCATCCGGAGTTGGGGCGGGCTTTGGGAACGACTGAGGGGTTGGTGCGGGGGGATTGGGATCTGGGGATTGTGGTCTGTGATGGGCTTTCTTCGCTGGCTGTGGAGCGGAATGTTGTGCCTTTGCTTTCTGCTTTGTTGCCGATGCTGGAGGGGTGGAGCGTGGGGCCGGTGGCGGTGGTGGCGCAGGGGAGGGTGGCGGTGGGGGATGAGGTTGGGGAGCGGATGGGGGCTCGGTGTTGTCTGGTTTTGATTGGGGAGAGGCCGGGCTTGTCGGCGGCGGATAGTCTGGGGGCTTATCTGACTTGGGGGCCTCGGGTGGGGCGGACGGATGCGGAGAGGAATTGTTTGTCGAATATTCGGGTGGGTGGGCTTGATGTGGATGGGGCTGCGGGGAGGTTGATGGGGTTGTTGCGGGGGGCTCGGGCGCGGGGGGGGAGTGGGGTTGGGTTGAAGGAGGGGGTTTTGAGGCTGGGGTGA
- a CDS encoding ethanolamine ammonia-lyase subunit EutB: protein MLLRHTVDGVRYTFDGLRELLGKASPARSGDELAGLAAGSAVERVAAQMTLAEVPLRAFLDEAVVPYETDEVTRLIVDGHDAEAFGAVGSLTVGGFRDALLSDEMDGVALAGLSPGLMPEMCAAVSKLMRVQDLIVVARKIRVVTKFRTTVGLPGRMSTRLQPNHPTDDPLGIAAAIVDGLMLGSGDAVIGINPAADDVGSTGRLLRLIDAVRTRYAIPTQSCVLAHVTTQMAALEQGAPVDLMFQSIAGTEAANASFGVNLGLLREANEMALGLGRGGKNVMYFETGQGSALSAGAHHGVDQQTCEARAYAVARVFKPMLVNTVVGFIGPEYLYDGKQIARAGLEDHFCGKLMGLPMGCDVCYTNHAEADQDDMDGLLTLLGVAGVNYVMGVPGADDVMLQYQSTSFHDALYVREALGLKAAPEFEEWLGSDGARRLREPMQAQLVAGV from the coding sequence ATGTTGCTGCGGCATACGGTGGATGGGGTTCGGTATACGTTCGATGGGCTGCGGGAGCTGCTGGGGAAGGCTTCGCCGGCGCGGTCGGGGGATGAGCTGGCGGGGTTGGCGGCGGGGAGTGCTGTTGAGAGAGTAGCCGCGCAGATGACGCTGGCGGAGGTGCCGCTGAGGGCGTTTCTGGATGAGGCGGTAGTGCCGTATGAGACGGATGAGGTGACTCGGCTGATCGTGGATGGGCATGATGCCGAGGCGTTTGGGGCGGTGGGGAGTTTGACGGTGGGTGGGTTTCGGGATGCGCTGCTTTCAGACGAGATGGATGGGGTTGCGCTCGCGGGGCTTTCGCCGGGGTTGATGCCGGAGATGTGCGCGGCGGTGAGTAAGCTGATGCGGGTGCAGGATCTGATTGTCGTGGCGCGGAAGATACGGGTGGTGACGAAGTTTCGGACGACGGTGGGGCTCCCCGGGAGGATGTCGACGCGGCTGCAGCCGAACCATCCGACGGACGATCCGCTGGGGATTGCGGCGGCGATTGTGGATGGGCTGATGCTGGGGTCGGGCGATGCGGTGATTGGGATCAATCCGGCGGCGGACGATGTGGGGAGTACGGGGCGGCTGCTGCGGCTGATCGACGCGGTGCGGACCCGGTATGCGATTCCGACGCAGAGCTGCGTGCTGGCGCATGTGACGACGCAGATGGCGGCGCTGGAGCAGGGGGCTCCGGTGGATTTGATGTTTCAGTCGATTGCGGGGACGGAGGCTGCGAATGCTTCCTTTGGAGTCAATTTGGGGCTGCTGCGGGAGGCGAATGAGATGGCGCTGGGGTTGGGGCGGGGTGGGAAGAATGTGATGTACTTCGAGACCGGGCAAGGGAGTGCTTTGTCGGCGGGGGCGCATCACGGGGTGGATCAGCAGACGTGTGAGGCTCGGGCTTATGCGGTGGCTCGGGTGTTCAAGCCGATGCTGGTGAATACTGTGGTGGGGTTTATCGGGCCGGAGTATCTGTATGACGGGAAGCAGATTGCGAGGGCGGGGCTGGAGGATCATTTTTGCGGGAAGCTGATGGGGCTCCCGATGGGGTGCGATGTCTGCTACACGAATCATGCGGAGGCGGATCAGGACGATATGGATGGGCTGCTGACGCTGCTGGGGGTGGCAGGGGTGAACTACGTGATGGGCGTGCCGGGGGCGGATGACGTGATGCTGCAGTATCAGAGCACGTCGTTTCATGACGCGCTGTATGTGAGGGAGGCGCTGGGGTTGAAGGCTGCGCCAGAGTTCGAGGAGTGGCTGGGGAGTGACGGGGCGAGGCGGCTGAGGGAGCCGATGCAGGCGCAGTTGGTGGCGGGGGTATGA